The Vibrio echinoideorum DNA window GCAAAAGAAAAATTCGACAAAGTGTTGCTTGATCCAGCACGTGCCGGAGCGAGTGGGATCGTTGATCAAATTTCAGCGCTAGGAGCGAAGCGTGTGGTTTATGTTTCGTGTAATCCTGCTACTCTAGCTAGAGATTCTGAGAGCTTAGAAAAACAAGGCTACCAATTGGCTAAGCTGGGTATGTTGGACATGTTCCCTCATACCAGTCATCTAGAATCGATGGCTCTCTTTATCAAGGCTTAGAGGCTCCTAAACACAGCTTCAAAATGAATCAAAGGCGCAGGGAAGTCTGCGCTGATATCAATATGATTCGAACTAACGCGGAACCAGTTAGTCATATTGAATTGGGTATAAAACATAATAACTAGGAAGGCATGATGGTTGCGGTACGAAGCGCACATTTAAACCCAAGCGAACAGTTTGAGCTAGATAATTGGATTGCGTCACTAAATCAAGACGCAAAAACCTCGAATAAACTGACCAAAGTTTATCGTCACTGTGAAGAGCTATTAAAAGATCACGATCAAGGAACACTTTTGCTTTGGCGTGGACGTGAAATGATCGAAATCTTGGTCACATTGTCTATGGATCGCGCTACTTTAATTGCAGCACAGCTATTCCCTGTCGTATCAAGCGGTGTTTTTGAGCGCGAAGCGTTTGAAGAGAGTTACGGGAAAGAAACCGTAAAGCTGATTGATGGCGTGGAAGAAATGGCGGCTTTGGGCCAGCTAAATATTACCCTTGAAGGCAGTGCAGCCTCGGGTCAAGTCGATAATGTTCGTCGAATGCTACTCGCAATGGTGGATGACTTCCGCTGCGTAGTCATCAAGCTAGCTGAACGAATTTGTAACCTTATAGAAGTGAAAAAGGCTCCTGATGCTGTGCGCCGTGCGGCAGCAAAAGAGTGTGCCAACATCTATGCTCCGCTTGCAAATCGTTTGGGTATTGGTCAGCTAAAGTGGGAAATTGAAGATTACGCTTTCCGCTACCAACAACCTGATACGTATAAACAGATTGCAAAACAGCTGTCTGAGCGTCGTATCGTGCGCGAACAATACATTACAGATTTCGTTGATGATTTAACGGCAGAAATGAAGCGTTCAAGCATCAATGCTGAAGTCAGCGGCCGACCAAAACACATCTACAGCATTTGGCGTAAAATGCAGAAAAAAGGCTTAGAGTTTGATGAGCTTTTTGATGTACGTGCGGTGCGTATTATCGCCGACCAACTGCAAGACTGTTATGCCGGGTTGGGCGTGGTTCATACCAAATACAAACACCTACCCAGTGAATTTGATGACTATGTGGCGAATCCCAAGCCAAATGGTTACCAATCAATTCATACCGTGGTTCTTGGCCCTGAAGGCAAGACCATTGAGATTCAGATCCGTACCAAGCAGATGCATGAAGACTCTGAACTTGGTGTTGCTGCGCACTGGAAATACAAAGAAGGTGCATCTAGCAACGTACGTAGCGGCTACGACGAAAAAATCACTTGGTTGCGTAAGCTTATCGACTGGCAAGAAGAGATGTCGGATTCTGGCGAAATGCTGGATGAAGTGCGCAGCCAAGTCTTTGATGACCGTGTCTATGCCTTTACACCGCGCGGTGATGTCGTTGATCTACCAATGGGTGCAACACCGTTGGATTTTGCTTACCACATCCACTCGATGGTCGGGCACCGTTGTATCGGTGCAAAAGTAGCGGGTCGAATAGTTCCGTTTACTCATAAGCTCGCAATGGGCGATCAAGTTGAGATCATCACTCAAAAAGAACCGAACCCATCACGTGATTGGCTAAATCCGACCACAGGATTTGTTCACTCTAGCCGTGCAAGAGCAAAGATTAATGCATGGTTCCGAGCTCAGAGTCGAGAGAAAAACCTTGAAGCCGGACGAGATATCTTAGAAGTCGAACTCGGCAGAGTCGGTGCAACATTGAAAGATGCTGAGCAATATGCGCTGAAACGATTCAACGTCAACACGCCCGATGAGTTGTATGCGGGTATTGGTAGTGGCGATTTGCGTATTAACCAAGTCGTGAATCACATCAATGCCCTAGTTAATAAGCCGACGGCGGAAGAAGAAGATAAGAAAGCGCTAGAGAAGTTGCTTGAATCTGATAATAAGCCCGCTCATCAGAGCCGCCCGAAAAAAGATGCCGTGGTCGTAGAAGGGGTCGATAACCTAATGACCCACTTGGCTCGTTGTTGTCAGCCGATCCCGGGCGATGTGATCAAAGGTTACATTACTCAAGGTCGTGGTATATCGGTACACCGCAGCGATTGTGAGCAGTTAAGTGAGCTTAATTTACATGCACCTGAGCGTATTATCGATACAGTCTGGGGACATGGTTTTGTAGGCTCATATATCCTAACACTGCGTGTAGAAGCGCTAGAGCGCAACGGTTTGTTAAAAGACATCACATCATTGTTCTTGAACGAAAAAGTCAGTGTAACGACAATGAAGAGCCGTATTGACTATAAACGTCAGCTGTCGGTTATGGATTTCGATTTGGAAGTGACCAATATTGAGATTCTGAGTCGAGTGACCAGCCGAGTAGAACAAATCAAAGATGTAATGAGCGTAAAACGCCTAGGCTAAAATTCTCGTCATACTTGAAGCTGATGGCGTTGTTGCCTGCGCGCACTCGCTCAATCACATAGACAAGCTATGCTCAGGAGTCTCGTTTGCTTGTCGCCTAGCCACAGTTTCAATTATTTAGAGAATTAGACAGTATCAACAAAGGTGAGTGGTTTTGGCTACTCACCTTTTTTAGTTTTAGAAGACGTTATAAATTTAAAATCAAAGACAGTGAATAGGAAGAAAACGATGAATCACCCGATTGAACAACTTGAACAGATTATGGCTAAGCTGCGCGATCCAGAAGGTGGCTGTCCTAGGGATTTAAAACAAAATTTTGAAACAATTGTGCCGCATACTATCGAAGAGACCTATGAGGTGGTGGACGCGATTCACAATAAAGATTGGCCAAACTTACAAGAAGAGTTAGGTGACCTGTTGTTTCAAGTGATTT harbors:
- the relA gene encoding GTP diphosphokinase, giving the protein MVAVRSAHLNPSEQFELDNWIASLNQDAKTSNKLTKVYRHCEELLKDHDQGTLLLWRGREMIEILVTLSMDRATLIAAQLFPVVSSGVFEREAFEESYGKETVKLIDGVEEMAALGQLNITLEGSAASGQVDNVRRMLLAMVDDFRCVVIKLAERICNLIEVKKAPDAVRRAAAKECANIYAPLANRLGIGQLKWEIEDYAFRYQQPDTYKQIAKQLSERRIVREQYITDFVDDLTAEMKRSSINAEVSGRPKHIYSIWRKMQKKGLEFDELFDVRAVRIIADQLQDCYAGLGVVHTKYKHLPSEFDDYVANPKPNGYQSIHTVVLGPEGKTIEIQIRTKQMHEDSELGVAAHWKYKEGASSNVRSGYDEKITWLRKLIDWQEEMSDSGEMLDEVRSQVFDDRVYAFTPRGDVVDLPMGATPLDFAYHIHSMVGHRCIGAKVAGRIVPFTHKLAMGDQVEIITQKEPNPSRDWLNPTTGFVHSSRARAKINAWFRAQSREKNLEAGRDILEVELGRVGATLKDAEQYALKRFNVNTPDELYAGIGSGDLRINQVVNHINALVNKPTAEEEDKKALEKLLESDNKPAHQSRPKKDAVVVEGVDNLMTHLARCCQPIPGDVIKGYITQGRGISVHRSDCEQLSELNLHAPERIIDTVWGHGFVGSYILTLRVEALERNGLLKDITSLFLNEKVSVTTMKSRIDYKRQLSVMDFDLEVTNIEILSRVTSRVEQIKDVMSVKRLG